The Punica granatum isolate Tunisia-2019 chromosome 4, ASM765513v2, whole genome shotgun sequence sequence CAGGTGAGGAATGGGATGAAGGAGAAGGAGGGTTTATAGTTGAGGGAAGTTAAGgcttttagagagagagagaggaagcagGTGAAGGTGCTTTGGGGACGGAGGGAGGGAGGCAGGGAGGCAGAGGCAGGGGATGAAGGATGAAGGATGAAGGAGGAAGAAGGTGGTGTTGGTGTTGGTGTTGGTGGTGGTGGCGAGGTAAGTGGAGGTGGAAGAGCAGCGGTGGCACTTAACCAAttttttctcctctcttttcagtttttcttctcttttattttattttatctttttctctcacttttttttttttgtatatctACACCAAATAATTTTTCTGCTTTTGGGGTTTTTCTGATAATTAGTAGTTAATCCCCTTGCAAAACTGTAGGCTCGAGCTAAATCCGCGTACAAGCGCACATGTGAGTGGTATTGTCGAGCGCTGTTATGGCATGTCACTGCGTTAAAAAGTGCATATGCGTTTCGATAGTTGTTGGCGTAATCTATAAGATTATGGATACAAACTACGCTGGAACTATGCTGGAGAGGAGCAGAATGTGTTACTGCGTGGTAATCCCGATTGTATACTCTCGCTTCTTCTCTATTTTAGTTCACTCGAGACGCTCGATCGACGACGATCGAAGTGCGTAGCTCATGTAAACCTAAGGATATAAGATATCTTGGTTCTTGTGAATATAGGCTCGTCTTTcttgtcaaatttttttaaaaaaatagcaaGTATTTCTCATTGTTACGCGTGTTTCATTTTTCCTCGTTTCAATGAATCCAATCCGCTCGCTAGGTGTTTTTCCGTCTATACAAAACCGTAGCCAATGATATATAGTTCAAACCGGCTATCGAtgtgatttttgaaattaaaatctgcCGTGGAGCGAGTATTTAATCCGGTGCACGATTGTCATGATATCTCGTGTTGACAAGGCGCTTCTAATGTCCAGGAATGTGGAGAGTGGCCAACGACATCACCCTTGGGAATGTTGATGCGGACGGATTAACATAAACATCCAATTAATTGGCTGGCAATTGATAAAATTGCTTTTTTACCTTCCATCTTTAATTCCTCCTTAAAAAAAGCAAATTTTCAGTAATTGGGatttgtttttgtttgttGGTAGAGAGTGGGGACTGATATAAAATCGGATAATATCCAGACTGTCCATTCAGTTCAAGCTgtctaaattatatattatgtaataacaacaattaaatatttaatcagAGATAATTATAGGTAtctgttgttgttgttgttgttcaggttcttacGGGTAAAATCCCCTGATAATTCTTTAACTTAAGACAATCTTTAATTATTCTCTGATTTTTGCTGCACCATTAATTGTGTCTTAgtatttaccaaaaaaaaaatgtcttcTTTGTGGCATAAATTGATTTAGTGTTAAATCCACTCGCATTGGGTTTTCCCCCCCAacaaattctattttattttgtttattttttttactagaactatttataaaaaaaaagcgtAATTTCGTAATCCGTACTAATGTGATTGAGGGAAACCGTTAGTATTTTCAGATTGTATGTTGTACTATAATTAATCGAAACATGGGCTGTTCAGAGTAAATCGAGAACATGACACCTATGCCCCATAGGGCTAAACCCCGCTCCTTGTTGCCTGTCGACTGCCCGAAGCGCATGCTTGGCACCACCTTGAGGAAGGTGGGCCAGCGGTACCTCGCCGATGCGCTTTGGCCCCTACGCCAGCATGTCAATCTCGGCCGCTAGCTGAGGTTTGGTGGGCCAATAGCACCCCTGCCAAGTTGGAACCTAGTACCAGCAATTGGATGTATGTCTCGGTGGCCCACTAATGGCTACCATCTTGGACACTGATGGTTTTGTTAGATACTTTGGCACATGAGATAAGGAAGGGCCGGTCGACCTTAGATGAATACtagatattaatatatatatatatatatatatatatatatttaagttgTAAACGAGATTTGTAAATCTAAAAAGAAGGTGAAAGaggagaaataaaaaaaaatacatagggttttactaatgaaaattaaatcaaaacaTCTTAATTTTAGGTCGAAAGCGATATCTTGCGCAAAATCTCATTtctcaaaattattatataccTTTTAGATGTATCAGacacatttattttatcaaatcacataaatcaatttttatatgGGCTTTTCTACCTTATTCCTTTGGGAcatattataaaaagaaataatttttattgcaGATACGAGcattgatttgaaaaataaaaataattaattaatgcgTGCGCCTTGATTggttaatattaaattaaacgTGGTTacattatttaagaaaatataagtTGTTGATTGTTTCTTACATTATTTAATGACCGTTTTTTATTTACTACAAAATATATCTGGATATTGttatttaatatatgtgaATATTTAAAAGAATCGCTAGGTACAAGGAGGATTAAGCATTCTTCTTCTAATCTGCCTTGATCATCGAGTTAGTTTGTTCGATTCAGATGAATTTCTATCAATACCTCTTAAAAGCTGtacatttataaatattttttcgaATCATGCTTCCAATGTGTCCTCGATCGGAGGAAGATCATGCCTTGGATGCCTGCTGGTGATATACAAAGATTTATCCGATGGAGGGTCCACCCGTGAAATCGTTGGATAGAACAACCGCACACTATATGATATAAACAACTTTATGtatgtgctttttttttaattaatttgttggtGAATCTTAATCATACGCCTAGTAAACATTTCAGACATTAactgttattttttaaattaatttcaaagcTAAGATTAAAAAGTGCAAATTGTGGCCATGTCTTTATAGTTTAATTAAAGGGTTTATCATGTGCAAGTGGTACTTCAATTTTGTCTACACGTCTCATGGCATGACAAGGTATCAGATTtcctttaattatattattatttgtttatccatctaagatatatatatatatatatatagaatttccTACTAATATATTAGAATTTACACCGCGCAGTacaataaggaaaaaaaaatcaaaagtcaattttcaaaagctTAATTAGAAGTCAACCCTAGAAGGATAATATACGAGTATCTAACTTAATTATTTCTCTAATTGTTAGTACAACAACTATACCAACTACCTTAACTTATTAGTTAACTACAATGTTATAACTATATAATTAGTATTTATAGGTGGATATATTGTACGGTATATCTCATTCGAGAGTTGGACAACTTTGCAGCGTACATAATCGAGATCATATTATCATCTGATGGCAGCTGCAGCCGTAACATTTATCATTATGTTTATCTCTAAATTATAATGGAATCACTGTAGGAGTGGCAATTCACATTCTTGTGGACCTAATCTAAAGACAACTGGCAATTTTTTCGACGAACTTTTAAGAGAAGCAAGTGGCTATTCTTGAACCAACATAGATTGATTCAAACAGTTTGACACTTGTTTCCCTTATAAAatgtctcgagttcgagtcttgtaaattgaaaaaattcacattgagaaagttttacctcttaatgGACTGATCCAgctcgattggattagtcgaacccaattgaactttcgaatatcaaagtttatatataaaaaaaactcttcCAATAAAACGGCATATAATCAACCGACGTAATTGACAACTGACGATCCCAAAGGCGAAAGCAAAGGGAGAGTTTTCTTTGGGCCTTTACCATCTCATATCTCATTGGTTTCTCCAAAGCCTTGAAGTGAAAGTTTAaatttggctcacctttcacTCATCTAAAGAAGGGTATAAATGATGAAAAGCCATTCCATTTCTTCCACACAAGCAATGCCAAATTGATAAcgcaattaaaataaaataaagattaaAATAATCAAAGCAAAAGAAACAATCTTCATGATTTTAAGGTGAAAGATAATAATTGGAAGAAATCTATAATTACACATAaaataatagatatatattatattttataggATTATTAAAACAGCTGAGTCTAGCCTATGGACAATCATATAATTAATGGTATCCAACGGTGGATATACTGcaagagagatagagagacgcatacttttttatatgcccatgaatttttttaataattgcaGAAAAGCATTTGACTTtccaaatttaatttaaaaaacaaacattATGTTAAGAAATTCTAACAGCAACAATTAATCCATCCCATGTAAGAGCAAAATGtagaagaggagaagagatAATGTCGTTCTGAGAAAGCTATTATTTATAAGTTAATTTACAGGCCTCGGAATTAAAATGACTATTACGTGGAGAATATACATGTTATCAATCGAGGCCATTTTATTCGTGGACACAAGCTTACGTGGTCATCTTATTAGATAGAAGATCTAGACGAAGAGTCGTCCGATCCAAGGACCTTGATGCTGCTCGACTTCTTCAGCAGATCGAACGAAGTGAAAGAATATGGAGAGAGAACAGCGTCCATGTCATTGCCTGCAGCTTTGAGTAGACTCAGCACGGGGACCACCTGCATTTTGAAGACATGACTGTTACTTCTACAGACGATAAATCCCGGGCCTCTTTCAAGTAATTTTAAAACTGTCTCTGATCACTTTCACGGGCGTCTGAATGCTGAAAGTATTGAGACGAGGCAGATTTAATAAGATGAAGTTTACCTTGTTTGGCTGCCCAAACGAGTTCTCGTCCATCACCTTAGTAGAAGTCAGGACTGTTTTTGATGACCCTGAGAGAGAATTCGGATCCAATCCGTTGACAGTAATGTTGAGCTTAACAGAGCTGCTTCCGAAGTTTACAGCCTGCAAGAAGAGTTCATTATCAGATTGAATGACCTCGGAATCACCAAAAAGAGAGAACATCTCAGAAATTATTATTCTGTGAAACAAAATGTCGTGCAACTCTGCATTTGAACCCGTCGTCCCCAAATAGACAAAAATCATCTGAATGTTTTATTCCTTTTCATGGAATACGAGTAAAGAAAGGTAATTTAGTCATCTAAAGAGGCACCAAAAGACTGAAATCATATTGTTGTTACCCAGAAGCACGTGTACTATAAACATTGAATGCATAAACTCCAAACATGCAAGCTTCAAATACAAACCTTAATCCTTATGTACTCCTTGTTATCCTTTGAATTCTTCCACAAGATTGCCGAGGCGACCACTGAGCTGGAGGAACCGGCTTCAAGTGTCGTATCAAGGACAGTTGCACCGCTTGACTCTGAGAAGAAAAGCTGCATCCAGTAGCTCGGAGTTCCGTACAGATGCGATGAGTTGAACACAATTGCATCTGGGTTCCACCTAGATGGTGCAAAATTCGATCAAATTTGTGAAACCCCAAAGGCCAACTACAATCTGACCTAGAAGCTTAGACTTGTAAGTGAAAATGTGGAATTGAGTGAATGGAAGGCAAATGCATCAGCACTCGAAACCCAGGGACAATGTGAAATTTTGAGGGCACCCACTACTGATGCTCTAAAAACTAAAACTTCTTAAAACAAGTCCGTGATAATTTTTATAACTCAACAACATTGGGAAGGGAATCAGATAATCTTCCTTCACTAAGTCTGTTGGAGAACTTAGGAGCAGTTTATGTCTACATAATGTAAAAGAGCAGAACTGCAAGGAATACCTCCGATCATTCGAATTAACAAAGAGTGGTGCATAACTGGCCATTGAGACGGCATCACTGCATCAAGAGAAATGAAATCCTCAGTGATTTAGTTCATTGGAAACTTAAAAACACGATTTGGTGTTGTTtctcaaaaaaagaaaaaacaatgtGAACCAGAAAAGGGTAGGATGTCTATGTCGGTGCAGCAAAAATGGTTGTAATgtacaattaattaaatgtttCTTTGATAGTATGTCAATCTGTATGCAAATTTCATAATCGACCGGTGTAAGATCAAAACAAATTTCACTTTGTCAAAATCTGCTGAGCAAACCTGTTCTTTTCAATCCCAAGAAGGAAACCAGCTTCACCAAGGGCCGCCAACAAACTTCCCCGGCCAGCATCTTTTCCAGTCACAGCATACTCACTCACAAACACCTAACAGTATTCGATCGAGGAGAATTAACTATGTAATCAACCAAAAGAAAAGTCTAAAATTATCAACAAAAAGGACTATATGACCAACCTTTGGACTACGAGGTGTCTTATCAAACGTATGATACCTCGAGAACAAATCGCTGGCAGACGTATAAACCTAGCAGAGGAACCGGAAAACCAAATTCAATGATGCATGATATTATCAAAAACCCATTACGGTgtgaaatgaaataaattccATGAACTATACATGATAATCATAAAAATCAGCAGGATGATCCAATGGTTTGGAAGACCCATCACAGTTTGAGATAATCCCAATGTCAGGGTAGGCTGCTTTTATGGCGCCATAGAACTTGAGGTAATTTCCTGGAAAACGAAACTTGACCGTTAGAACGTCAAAGAAAGCAACTAccaaaaaaccataaattcaTTGCTGAGGGAGGCAAACCTAAGTAATTCTTTTTCCCGCAATCTTCGTTTCCAACAGCGACATATTTCAAATCAAAAGGTTCGGGATGTCCCATGGCAGCTCGCAGAGCACCCCATTTAGAATCAGTAGAACCTCTAGCAAACTCAATTCCATCAAGGGCTTCCTGCAATTAAAGTATAGCAGACCCCTCATTGGCTGTCGTTGCTATATAATTAAGAACGTGTGGAACCGTATAAAATCGATATTACTCCTTGCTTACCTGTACAAAAGGTAAGACACTAGAGGTAGTAACTTGATCCTGGTGGCTAATTCCTACAGGAAACATGGAACCGGAAATCAGTAAAATTTGAGACAGAGGCAAAGATAAGAGGCATATCATATGTAGAGCTTCAGTTAAAAAGTCGTAAAAATGCGTTAAGCACCATTGTTAAAAACCCATATTGGCGCTGCGCCAAGGTCCTCAGCAAGCTGGAggaggaaaaagagagaagccTTTGTGATTATAATCAAAATAAGTTACCAAGACAAAGAAAGAATCCAACTGAGACAACAGCCACTGACCTGAAGGAACTCGAAATGACCTAGACCGTCATCGGTCCAGTACATCCAGACATCACCAAAGTGACCCGGTCTCTCTTCCCAGGGCCCCACTGTTTCTTTCCAGCGGAATGCATTTCTTAGCCATTCACCTTCAACAAAGCACCCACCTAGCAGAAACGGTTTAGACAAACCAACCTCATCAACTAATAGCTCAAATCAAGTGAGGAGAAAAGTTTCTGACAATCATTGAATCTCCTGCTTATGCAATCAGAGTCTTAAATTCCTGACGCGACTTTAATCTCTCAGTATACAATCTGGAGGAACTTCAACTGAAAAATGCTGCCTCATACCAGGAAATCTGAGGAATCGAGGTTTCATTTCTAGAAGCATATTCATCAGATCAGTTCGGAAACCATGTCCCTGAGACAGCAGAATTTTTTGGAAGCACATCAAGAAACAAgcattttatatttgatagATGCCGCATAGTCAATTAGCATAACATAAATGGCAGGTCCAGTAAATGAATGGAGAACGTTCACATATTTCACTGCCTCAAATCAATGAGGTTGACCGAAATCTATAGCAGCATCATTGTATCCATTCTAATGAATTTTCTACCTTGTATGTGTCCAAAGGCATGGCCGAAACTTGGTCCAACCATATGGTTCCTTCCTGGGTGCTTGTCAATTGAAGTCTCGAATTATGATTCGTGTCTTCGGCCTCCAACAGAACCTCCATCTTGCTCCAGTCCGAGACGCCAGAAGCTGAAGCTCTGCAAGAACAAAATGATGACTTCAGAATATGCAACACCCTGAGCTCGGAGAACTACTACTAGAATGTACATTGGACTCAATAGATGTCAAGCATACTTACATAACATTAGCAATGGCAAGTGTTGGCTGCCCACTTGAACCCGTTAAAGATACGGTGAGATTGAGTGATCCTAACGCCTTCACATAGAACAACACCTTATAGGTCTTCCCTTTTTCGATATTCTGCGAGAACAATGTGCACATAAGTTAGAACTCAACATCCTCACTGGATaggaggaagaaaaaagaaaaaggtagaAGCACGTTGAAGTGCTACATCAACAAAGACCAAATCCCAGCCAACAACTTCGTTCGGGTTGGTCCAGGTGGCTCCCTATTTCATCACGATGAAGAATTGCAGAATAAACTTTAAAGACTCTTGAGGCAGATAAAACGTactaatttttcaatattttagaGAAAGATTGACAATTAATCCGGAAGCCTAACCTATAATCTTACCCATGAGGCTCCAGtaactttttcaatgtggAGAACTTTGTGGAATATAAATCATTAAGTTCGTGGTATGATAGAATCGAGTAGATTAATGACCCAATCTTGTATTGCAATTCTAATTCGAAGCTTTTCCAAAGTTACTTTATGGACATTGCATAAAAAGTATGCAATGTAAAGACGGAAATatgagagaagaaaaatgaatttgTTAATAGGCATCAAATAAATTGGTATTCTGTTCTTACCATGCCCCAAAATCCTGGATTGTAGACACCGACACCCCCATCTGGACAAGTATTGGCACCACTAGCGTCACAAAGGACATCCATCCTGAGGGCAATTATATTGCGACTGAAGCATGAGGAACGCTCCGTTGACACATTCAGATGTGTCTCGTCTCCGATAATGGTCCAAGGATCAATGTTCGAAGGAATGTTAGGGCCTCCAGCTTCAAAACCTGGAATTAGAC is a genomic window containing:
- the LOC116205268 gene encoding alpha-L-arabinofuranosidase 1, with the translated sequence MMGFRKDPFCGLLVYICIGLCFASQCFADEVSADQTAQLTVNASDAAGRPIPETLFGIFFEEINHAGTGGLWAELVSNRGFEAGGPNIPSNIDPWTIIGDETHLNVSTERSSCFSRNIIALRMDVLCDASGANTCPDGGVGVYNPGFWGMNIEKGKTYKVLFYVKALGSLNLTVSLTGSSGQPTLAIANVIASASGVSDWSKMEVLLEAEDTNHNSRLQLTSTQEGTIWLDQVSAMPLDTYKGHGFRTDLMNMLLEMKPRFLRFPGGCFVEGEWLRNAFRWKETVGPWEERPGHFGDVWMYWTDDGLGHFEFLQLAEDLGAAPIWVFNNGISHQDQVTTSSVLPFVQEALDGIEFARGSTDSKWGALRAAMGHPEPFDLKYVAVGNEDCGKKNYLGNYLKFYGAIKAAYPDIGIISNCDGSSKPLDHPADFYDYHVYTSASDLFSRYHTFDKTPRSPKVFVSEYAVTGKDAGRGSLLAALGEAGFLLGIEKNSDAVSMASYAPLFVNSNDRRWNPDAIVFNSSHLYGTPSYWMQLFFSESSGATVLDTTLEAGSSSSVVASAILWKNSKDNKEYIRIKAVNFGSSSVKLNITVNGLDPNSLSGSSKTVLTSTKVMDENSFGQPNKVVPVLSLLKAAGNDMDAVLSPYSFTSFDLLKKSSSIKVLGSDDSSSRSSI